The genomic stretch TTTTAATGATAGTAGACGTCTTATATACAcgaaaattatataaattaaaataagttAAATTTATTAAATCTAGTGTTTAACGTGCACACcgaaaaaatccaaaaaaaatgcTTTTCAAAGGAATAATTACTTTTAAAAATGAGCTTAATATCTTAAAGAAAAAAAGACCTATAAATTACAGTCACAGACTCACGAGCTTAACCATTCACTGGATGATTCGGAGTTATCTAAAAAAATAGGATTGtagttttctttttttttttgacGAATAATAAAAAGATTTATCAAAATATCGGAAACAAGCCGGAACAAACATTAGTAACATTAACGTATATAGGGTCAAGCATTAGTCGGTTCGGTCAAAaatcgaaccgaaccgaattaaccGAAAACCGAATTATTGTATTTTTcaaaaccgaaccaaaccgatcTTATATATTAACCGAACCGAAAACTGAACCGAATTATTTCGATTTATTCGGTTCGGTTTCTAAAAAACCGAAATagtcaaaaaaatattttataattaaaatttacaaataaaaaaccAAAAAAATGTTTAAATATACTATAAAATTGCAAACACCGTTTGATTATTGAAGATTAAAGACCTATACACTAGTTTATAGGTGTATAGGTCATCTTACGGTGCTACTACTAATAACTAATAATATTAGTATTAATATGTACATGTTTAATAAATATGTTATGTATAAAATATAACTCAAAATAATGTATAAATATATTTTGGTTAATTAGGTTTTAACCGAACCGGTATTctaaaaaccgaaccgaaccgattTTATTTTGGTCGAAACCGAAAAATCGAAATAACTGAAATTTTGCAAAAAAAacaaaccgaaccgaaatttctcagttcggttcggttttctggtttcggttcggttttgctcagcctTAAACGTATAGAATTGTAGTTGTCTAGTTGACTAGTAGAGGTAAAATGTATCAAGAAAATTAGCACAACAACAATCAAGTTCTTCCATTTAAGGGTGTACAAAAATCCGCCAAATGGTGAATTAGGATCGGATCACGGCAATTTGAATCAAGAAAAATCAAAATCGCTAAAGCCATTTTTAATGATTCGGTTAATCGGACCGTTTACGCATAAATAGTTTGGTTACGATTTTCAATAAATTATACAGAGTAAACCAAAACAGACcgttatataataatatataggGTCATGCTCCAATGAGAACCCCACTATTGTGAGATATGAGAACTAATCATATCCACTCATTTCAATTCATCATAATCATCTCTCACCAttgatttaatatataatattttaatatctaatattttaatatttcttcatcttctatctaaTTCAACCACTCATCCACCATCATGACTTCCGGCAACCACCATTTCCGGCCACCACCAACTCCGGCGACCAACAGAAAATCACCACCGACGGACATAAAATCACCTCCGTCAAACCAAAAATCACCACCGGAAAGCGAAAAATCACCATCGGAAAATGAAAAATCACCGCCGGCAATAAAAAATCACCGCCGACAATAAAAAATCACCGCATCCTTCAACCATTTTTGCCCAACAGATTCGGCCATGGTGACCAAATTCGATTATTCTACCAACATAATCACTAAAACATCTTCATTAATCACCATTATCAGCACACAACCACCACTAATAACCGTCATAACCAACAAATAATCATAACTGCTTAAGCTCTCATGTTTTCCGGCAACCTTACACCACTGATTTCTCAACCACCCGCCAATCTAAACAAGTGATTAAAGCTCCTAACAACGTCAACGAAAAAAACGTACCTCAACCAATCAATCTCTGTTCATGCTTGATATCGACGATTTGAAACAAAGTAGCGATGACATAAATTGATGATGTGCATATCAACAATAATGAGGAACATTCCAATTCAGATCTGGTGATTAAAAGGGAGGaggggagagagagggggggtTTTGTGAGAGAGAGGGGGAGTTGCGATGGTACTGGGCGGTGGGGGAGAGAAATGGTGTGCGGGGTGGGTAATGACAGAGAATGGGTAAAGAAAGAGTTGGGTGAGAGAAAAAATGTGTGGTAGGGATTAATAAAAAagtatataaatattataaaatggaGGGTTGAGATTAGATTTCATATCTCATTATAATTGGGTTCTCATTTGAGCAACTCCcataatatataaaaattctaGTATATGCTTATAATTAAGATTAGAAATTACGGGTTTGTGTATGTGTGGGtgtatattatattaaaaatattaaattatttttaaaattaaaaacatgagttaattcttgttatattgtgGTTATAATCTAATTCATATACttagtattatttaaattaaattaaagtatatgaaagttatatgtaaactaaatatttataaatatatatcataGTATTTACATGTAATATATAATACtgatatatattaatttatattactttttcttaaataattgtTTGGTAATCTACAACAACAAAACAAAAGTAAATTATTATGTTCAAACCGTGGTTCGAAATTGAACCAATCCGTTATTTTGTGGGTCGGTTTGGTTTGGTCTCGGCGTTTAATTATTCTGATTTggttttaattttcaaaaaacCGTTCTCAGTGATTCAGTTCGAAAAAAACGAGAATTCGAACTAAACCTATCGATGAACATTCATGCTTCCATTCGAAAGGTTGTTAGCCTTCTTTCATTTAAAAATCTTCATTTTCGAAATGTCAATATATTTGAAGATTTTAACAGAAAAGACTGTGGTAAAAATAGAAAGAATAAATATACTTGGAGTAGATATGTTAGGCAAGTAAAGACACTATGCAGACACAAGTAGCAAGTGTCAGATTAAAGGgcttgtttatattcttttgtTGGTAGACAACTTTTTCAGAGCCCTCCTGAAAAAAGAATGAAAGAATCAAGATCAACTTATTCCACTTCATAATGGGTAATGGAACTTTCATCTTCTTCCCTATTCTTTTCTTGCTTTTCTACATTTCTCTCTTTATTTTTGAATATATATTTTGTTAtgttttttttttataattgaGCAATACCTTTACATGGGTTCTTGGTTTGACTTTGAATTTTGTGAGAAACTTGAGTTATCTTGATGAAAATTGAAAAAGATTCTCGTGGGTTGAAAAAAGATTGTATTTTTAGCTGTTTAGTTGCCTTATGTGTGATTCTTGTGAATGCAGGTGGTTAAAGTTTTAATTTTTAGATCCATTTTGTGGGGTTGGTTTGATTTGATAGTATAGCTTCAGCTGATGGTTTAGTATTGTTTCCTGTATTAATTGTAGTACTATACTTTGAGATCTTGATTTGGAAAAAGATTGGAGCTTTAGTTTTTCTGGTTGGTGGGTGTTTGTGTGGAATTTGTTTGAAGAAGTGTAGATGACTTTGTTCTGTTTATGCAGCCTATTGGCTATGGTCTAAGAgaaattgaatttttttttcgTAGTTTGGAGTTGTATGCTATAATTGGTTTTTGTATGTCTTAGAACCAACTACTTTCGTTACGAAATTGGACTTAGTTGGTACTAGTAAGGTTTCCTGTAAAATGGTGGAAGAAGCTGTTCTTGGTCGCAGAAGTTTTGAGAAATTGGATTTTGATGATGACGAGGAAGAGTTTCGGAGTTGTTGTGAAGACGAAGGTGAATTAAATGAGAGGGAAGTTGTAGTGAGTGAAACATCAAAGGATGATCTTGATGAATTTTCTGTCAAGTTGTTTTTTAAAGGTATATCGATAGCTGAACCTGGAGATTTTAGTTCTTCAGGGATTTCGGGTATTGGAGTGTATATGGAAAGACCAGCGTGTTTTCCAGTTATTCAATTGCAGAAAAAACTGGAGTTCTTTGTTGAGGAATCTGTGGCTGATTATTTAGCTTTGATGGATGGGTTATCTGAGGCTATCCAGAATGATGTCAGGCGTGTGCAAGCTTTCACAGGCTCAAAAATCCTATTTGATCAGGTAAAACCTGGAAGTAGAATATAAAGTTATGATATTTCTTTTTGTGGATTGTGATCTTTTaagaaattgattttttttaGTAATGTGTTTCATATGAGTAGGCAAAGTCCTCTTTCGCTCATTTTCAAGTTTGCGCCTATAGATGATCCATGTACAGGTTAAGTAATCAAGTCTCAGGCCTCATTCATTCTTTTGGTGTTCCGTATTTGGAAACTATTATTGCACAATTTTAAGTTTTTTTAGGTTAGGAGTGTGAATTGCCCTTGTCGTCAGCTACATACCTATTGGCAAAGAATTAGTAAACACTTCGACTTCTTCAAGAGCGTAACACATTGATTACATATTTGTATATCTGGTTATAAAACAAACAGTAAACTCAGATCTTAGTGTTTATGTTAAATTATGAAATTACTAGGCAGCAACTGACTTGCTCTACTTCTCCAAATTTAAATAGCTGCAAGTAATAAATGCAATGTGTCTAATGTGACTCTCTATTATCAGATCACAAGTGATAGTATTCTTGAGAATCCACTTCTTGTTGCATTAAGACAAAGAATCTTAGAACATGCTAGCACTCTGGAATCATTTGACCTCAAGTATGTTCCTGATATTGATCTGACGAGGCCACTTCAGTTGGCCAAAGTCGCAATTGGTGTTATATCTTTTCCCACCACAGGAGATGAATCAGTAGATAACTGTTCAATATGTTGCGAGGAAAGGCTTTCCCCGATGATGATGACAATGAAATGTTCCCACAAGTTCTGTTCCAATTGTATGAAAACCTATGTTGAAGAGAAATTGCAATCTTCTCAGGTACCCATTAGATGTCCACAGTTGGGATGCAAATATAATCTCTCTACCGGAGaatgtagatcttttcttcctgttACATCTTATGAAATCTTTGAGAGAGCTCATATAAATTTTACTGAAGCTAATGTTCTCGGCTCAGACCAATTTTACTGTCCCTATTCAAATTGTTCTGCCTTAGTTGATCGTCATGAATGTTTGTCGGCAAGGGCGAGTTCATCAAACCAGTCAGATAGCAGTTGTTTAGAGTGTCCTGCATGTCATCAATTTGTCTGTGTGGATTGTGGGGTCCCTTGTCATTCTTCAAAAACATGTGAAGAATTTCATAATCTCCCATTAGAGGAGAGGGACACAGGCGATGTCACTTTGCATCACCTGGCTCAAAATAAAAGGTGGAGGCAGTGCCAGCAATGCGAGAGAAGGATCGAGCTTACACATGGTTGCTACCACATGACCTGCTGGTAAGATCATATCCATCTAAATCTCATTCTCGCAGTTTTGTGATCCCATTTTGTTATGTCTGTAATGCAGTTCTGAAGATTATTTTCCCTATCTTTTCTTAAGCTTATGTTTTTTAAGATATAAGAAGTTATATTGCTTAATGCTTACATGAATCTTATACGAAATTATCACTTTTTATCCTTCCCAATCACACTTCTTAAGAGATTTGGTAGAAATATCCTTATGATCGCGCATATTCAGCCTTAATTCTTAGTTTCCATCTCCATCTGGACAATCCAGCCTTGTCAGTCTAGGTGGCACCTCTATTATATAATCTCACTCTGACTTTGTGCAGACGAAATTGTAGCTATTTTTTTGTGGGAGGAGTGCACATTCCCAAGGTCTGAAAAAATGGAAAAGACTTTAACATAGGACTATTATATGATATATTAATTGTAGTTGATTTATGAAGACGTATTAAGTAAAGAATTGCAGATATCGTCTTCTGTACACGGAGGTAGTACTAGGTAAATGTGATGTCTATTTAATCAATATCATCATTGTTTTGGATATCTTATCAAAGCTGTCCGGTAATGCTACACTGTATATCTGACAAGCATTAGCTTCTGTTGgctgaaaatttataaaaatgcCCATATTATACTGGTGCCTATATTCAATTATCTTCTGTACTTCCACTGtcatattaattatacaaatatgagTTGATAATTCATATATACAGGAGGTTTGAGCATGATGAATCACTTACTCCACATAATCTTGTGTGAAGTTTTacacaaaaaaattataaattcgTTAATGTTTGGTTTCTGCAGGTGTGGCCATGAGTTCTGTTATTCTTGTGGCGCTGAGTACGGATATTCAGGACAGACTTGTCAATGTACATTCTGGGATGAAGAACAGTATCCCGGGGATGTGATCACACACCCTTCTCAAGAATTTGAACAATGGGCATGGGACTCTTTTGGTTCTTTATCAACAATGGTGGATGCATACTCGGAGCAAGAGAGATCACAACTGGCACTTATTCAAAGGTTTCTTGCTGGTGGTCTCAGTTCAGGTGAGCACCAGCCACACCAGTCTCCCCCACGCTGTACAGACTCGTATGGCGATTCCATAAAGGACCTGCATCAGCTTCCCTGGCTGGAACGATTTGTGTCCGTAATTAGTGATAACTTTTATGATGAACATATCCAGTGAAGCAACACAGTTTCAATAAGTTGAAAGAGAACTGTTCTCAGCTTCGCAGGACAAAATGGAAATTGCCACATTGCAGATTCGTCTCgtcatttttattttttataatcgCAATGCGAAGCGGACAGCATGATGTTGTTTTTTTCCATTTTTAAAGACTTGTTAGCCTCTTACCCTGTGGTCAATTTAACGTCCTAAAAACTCCACAGACAATGGCTTTCTTCTCGAAAGTAGATGGGGGAAGGAAGAGgaaattgaaaaaaaaacaaaaatttaaACAATTCATACGTTTATTCAGCATTTGACAAGTACTTAAACAAAATATTTATTGCTGTAGCATATTTTGCTCTGTTATATTGCTGTCTGTGGCTCTGTGCTTCTCACCAACTTCAAATTTGATTAATCTGTTGAGGGGTATTTGCAATTTACAGCAATTATGTGGCTACCAGAAAAGGAGTTAAAATGTTATTGATGACACAGGTCAAAACTCTATAGCAAGGCATTTATTCTGGTGTTGCAAGAAACATATGTTTGTCAGTGGGAAAACATTGAAAGTTCCAAAATACTACTTCATCATGTATTTAAATATTTTCTCAACTTCTCTAACTTGAGAGTTTAATTTTAAGGAGATAATAAGCTTTAATATGCAGTTGATATATTGTAGTCATATCATAGGCAACTGGCATGAAGTTTCTCATTTCAGCATAATTTAACCAGTGATTTTCTTGCTGATATACGGAAACCTTTTTCTTGAGGGCTTAACAGGCTAAGTCTAATAAACTTAAGGTTTACTTTGAAAATGAGTCAAATAATTTGAATTCTAATGTTTAATGAtcttattttataaatataaaaaaaaacaGGTTTGGGATAAAAATCATAAGTAATATAGGAGACACAATCATAATCTAGTTGTATAAAGAAGATTTATTTGAGAGCATATTAACCTTCTAAGACAAGCTTAACTCTATAATCAAGCAATATACTTAACTTCTCAACTCAAAAAGGCTAAAATTTATCATGATTTAATGATAATATCAATGTACCTTGATTTTTCCAAGTAATGGAAGAATATGTGTCACTGGTCACTGCTCTCTCACTTCATTTGGTTCATGTTACTACCTGATAGGAAACGGGAGATGTAATCATTAGTAAACAGGTCAAGACTAGGAAGCCCTGGATGAAAAACGATATATTGTAATCATATTTGTTGCGTCTTCGAGCCACAGCATCAAAAGTTTAAACTGTCATTATCCACGGACTACGTGTGTATGTGGAAATGACCTTTACCTTAATGAAGCTTGAATGCCTGTTCAGTGTTAGTAAGGAAATTTCAGTCGACGATAGTAAAGCTAGCGTTCTGTGAGGTGACTTGCGTTAGAGAAGGAAAATGTTGTGAATTCACTAGCCTCATCATGACACCAGTTACAGGAGAGATTTAGCCTACGAAGGAAAAACAGAAATAGAAAATATCTGTGTAACTAACCTCTCACGTATTTTGAGCAGGAACCAGAATATAACATAAGCTGATCACTACTAACCACCAGGCAAGATAATTACTATAATCATGTAACCTAAGCAGTAGTTATAGAGCTACTAACGATACTTCTTTACCTATCTATCATATATTCGTCAAACAGAGATGGCAAGGTCAAAACAAGGAAGAAAATAACATTGCAGAGCTATACTTgcaatttgaaaaaaaaaaaaatctctTGTTCCTGTTTCTGTGTTAAAAAGGTCGGAAATCACAATGTACTTGCAACTTTATTGTATATTTGTTTAATGTTGATGATAATTGTTTGTCAGAAGTCCAAGATCATATGTCATCTATAATAATACCATATTATGAACATCTGATATTTACAAAAGTTGTGAAGCTAACATAACAACAAACATCAAGAGTGGCCTAAACACTCCATAATGAAAAGTTGCATACTAATTGAACAAAGCCATTACAAAGCATATTAAAAAGATCAAATTTGAAAACCTTATCGAATGAAATGGGCCTTAAAAGGTCAGTTTCTTTATAAAACAAAGAAGCACTCAAACTTGGCATCAAAAGAGTCCTATTCAACATCCTAGCAGTTAAGCAAGATCTTGCAAAAGCAATCTTCTGATTATTTAAACCCCATACAATCTGCGGAACCTCTAAAAACTTCATTTTCCTGATTCCATATTCCGAATTCAATGATACAGAAGAGTTTTGGGCATCAAAATTGATCTCCATAATCGCGTTAAAGCCAGATAATGATGGTAAAGTAACAGTAGTAAAAACCAAAGTAGTGATTACCAAAGCCAGACATTTGCATGCAACAGAATTAAAATGCATCACAAATAACCTGAAATGCCTTGCAATATTGTAAATTTCCAAAAAGTAAAATCTTCAAATATCAGCTAATAAATCTGTCTTACTCTCTTCCCAACAGAACTCTGAAATGGACAAGAAAAAACACATTATTTATCTCAAATCAATCAATGGTCACATATAAATCAGTTAAACAAGATTTGCATCAAAATTGTACAAAACATGTATTATAACCGGATTTACACTAGGTTTTTGTTACCTCGGAGCATCAATGTGACATGTAAGTGCACATATTTGGTATTACCACCAAAAGATTTGAGAAACAACATGCATGTAACAATTAATTCATAAAAATTCACTTGATCGGGAAACAAATAGAAGCCGTTGGCAACTTTCGAGAAATTGAAACCAAAAAAGATGAAGAAAGAGTGGCACAAGGGGAAGATGTTGGCGGGTCTAAAACGAGAGAAAACTCTAATATCAGCCTAACACACAAAAAAGACAATAGGTTATAATTGAACTACTATGTATCTTTCAATGAAATTAAATAAATCGAATATACATCTTTAACAACAAATTTACTTCCTCTGTTTTTTTGTGGACAATTTAATTTTTGCACGCATTTGCTTCGATCgagtattttaaaattataatttttaaaattttaagtttgtgaattaaaatatatattatctattattatttacaaaaaaaatttataaataatattctaATAATCCGATCAAAATACGTTGAGATGTGTACAAAATTCAAAGTGTCAAATAAAAAATTAGATAGAAAACGTATGTCTATTCTAGAACGTTGTTAAATAAATTGATTTCATAAATAAAATTGGGAGTGAAATGAACCTTCATGAAATTGATTGAAGATTTAAAATTCTTTTCactattttatataaaataatgtaaaagaaataaataataattttcttGGTCTTATTCATGGGTAGTAGTTATTGAACCTTTTGCATTCAATTCACAAAATCTGTATAatcatatatttatattttacCATTTATATCATTCTATATTAATTTTTTGAGTTGCCCAACGGGCCTAAAAAGCCCAGTACCATTTAACAGAAAGGTTTCTTTTGGTTGATGTAGCCTTGCAGGATAAAGGATAAATGTACTTGTGCATGGAGCGTAATTTGTTTTGCGAACTTGTACGACTCGAGCTTGTTTAATTGGGTTTGTTTTGAAGTTCGGATAAATATTCCggcttatttaattaattgaataAGTTCAACTCGACTTATAAAATTAAATGAGCAAATTTCGGATAGAGGTTTAAACTCGATTAAGTGTTAAATTTAACGAACCGGCTCGCCAGACTCGTTAAAATCGGTTTGTTTAGCTAAACGAGTCGCTTCGTAAAATTAAATGAATCGAGTTCAGATAGAAATTTATGCTCGATTACTTAACCGTAACCGAGTCATCTCGGCTCGACTCGATTAATTTTGGCTCGAAACTCGGCTTACTCGGCACGAATTACAGCCAATATCATACTGTCATGTGTGCCGGTGGCACTCAATAGCTGATCTCGTCTTTCTTTCACAAGATTTTTAGACCAGGGACCAAGTGACAAGGTCCAAAGTAGGGGTATACATGGCCCGGATTGGCCCGGTTTGAAGAATTTATCAACCCAATTCATTAAAAATGGTTTGGTAATTTTTGAATCCAACCcattaaaattaatttgtaaCCAAACGCAATTTGTTCTATTAAAGATTGGGTTGGTTCAGTTCAATTTGGACGGGTTATTAAAAAATTAAACGGCTAAATCTTTCATTATTAATCTGCACGATCTCATATTCTCTTTAGTATAACAGAAAATGGTCAAAAAAATGTATACATTATAAAATGTTAAAAAAGCTGAAGTGATAATATAGTTGTAATAAAACAACCGAAGTTTATCACATGCAAGGTACGAAGACAATCTATAAGAAAGATACagatatttagcaaaaaaatGAAGACATAGACAAGTAAAAGCAAGTTATTAAACACCTCAAAAAATAACCTTAGCAAGCGCATCATATACAAATTTGTCTGCTCCTTTGTTTGTATAAAATAGGAGTATAAATTTTATGTGTATTAATATATTACGGGTATATTACGGGGTGAGTTGGATTGGTTAAATAAAATCTAAAATCGTGGCCCACACATTAACGCCGGTTTAAATCCGATTTAATACAATTATATTACGATTTTTTATTTTCGGGTTAGGTCAGCCGAAAATAACGTCAAGTTGGGTCGGTTTATTCGATTTGGACGAACCATGTACACCCATAGTCCAAAGTATTCAAATTGTAATATTTAGACTAGAGAATGTATTTTTAAAAGAAGGCTTAATAGGTTCACTTGTAATGAGGGAAATTCTTTTTAGGTCTTCTAATAAATGTAGAGTTAGGAGCTCATTATAGGAAAATTTTAAAGTCTTGCTAATTGACAAGTTTTTCTCTCTGTCTCAATGACAGCTATTTGAAGTCTGGAGTCTTATTATCGTTTATTTTAGTGTAAAATCTATTACATCGTGGCAGAAAATATGGCACATTCTCAACAATCCTCGGAGGAATTATACACCAATCTCACGCTGGAGGATAAAGAGGAGGGAGGCATTATAGTGGAGAAGAACGAAGTTATAGAACCAAAGCAATCATGCGTCCTGGTGGGTAAGTTTTTGACAGAGAAGAATGTTAATTTTAATGCGATGCAAAATATTATGGCATCTCTGTGGCGGCCGAAGGAGGGAATGGAGGTACACGATTTGGGTGGATTCAGATACTCGTTTATTTTCTTTCACAAAATGGATATGCAAAAGGTGATAGAAGGAGGCCCGTGGTCATTTGAACAATCGATGTTACTTTTACATCATATGCAAAATGGATATGGTTAAGCTGCAGGAGTTTGAAATTTGGGTGCAGGTTTACGATATTCCTAGAGGATGTATCTTAGAAACCTTCCTGAAGAATTTGGGAATGTCACTTGGGAGGTATGTTAAATCAGATCCGGTGAATTTTGGTGGCACGTGGAAAGCATACATGCGGATTAGGGTAGCAATGAACGTGGAAAAACCATTAAAGAGGAGAATGAAAATTAAAAGGGATGGTGAGAACTCGAGTTGGATTAACTTTAAATATGAAAGGCTGGGTACATTTTGCTTTGTGTGCAGAATCTTGGGGCACTCTGAACGTGACTGCAACATTGTGTACGCAAATCCAGATAAGGTGGTGGAAAAAGCTTATGGTACATGGCTAAGAGCCCCATCCAAAAACATGAAGAATAATACAGGTTCTGGATGGCTACGTAATACAGTTGATGGTGACAATCTGTGGACAAGGAAGGATAACCATGGTGATCAGTCAAACACAGGCCAGGGAGACGGAGGGAATCGGCCGAAATTCATGGAGATTGAGGGAATCATACGCGAAGTTGACGGAGATAATGGAGCGATCAAAATCAAACAGAGAGAAAATCTAGAGCGGGGAAAAGGGGATGTAGATATGTTAATTGAAGCACAAATTCAGGGCAAAATAGAAGGAAAAAAAGATAGTATGCATAGCGAAAAGGTTGTGATTGACCCCAAAAGAAGGCGAGTGGATGAAGAAATAAGTGAAGGAAATAACGGCCCTGAAAATGTGCAAGATACGGATAACTACTATGTTAACGGGCCAAAAAACTTGCAGCTGGCGGGTCCTGTTCCCAGGCCCGCCCATCATCATGAGTTTGTTAGCCTGGAACTGTCGTGGTATGGCCAAACCACATGCAGTTCGATTTCTGAAAGAAATCACAAACCAATATAGGTCGAGTATTGTTTTTTAAGTGAGACATTAGttaaaaaagaaaaaatagaaaaagtatgTAAGCAAATAGGTTTTGTTGGCTGTTGCATGATCGATGCTCAAGGTCATGGGGGAGGGGTGGCTCTCTTATGGAGAAACAACAGTGGGGTTCAAATACTTAACAGTTGTAATAACTTCATAGATTTCGAAGTAAGTACTGAGTCTGTGGGGAGATGGAGATACACAAGATACTATGGATATCCAGAAAATGAAAGGAGAGTGGACTCATGGAATCTGCTTCATGAACTGACTGGGAAATCATCACTACCCTGGTGTATTATAGGTGATTTTAACGACCTTATGGTAATGGATGAAAAAAGAGGTGGTACAAGACGACCTCGGTATCTGCTAGACGGTTTCTCTGAAGCTGTGAGGGATTCTGGTCT from Apium graveolens cultivar Ventura unplaced genomic scaffold, ASM990537v1 ctg2904, whole genome shotgun sequence encodes the following:
- the LOC141700770 gene encoding E3 ubiquitin-protein ligase RSL1 isoform X1; its protein translation is MEPTTFVTKLDLVGTSKVSCKMVEEAVLGRRSFEKLDFDDDEEEFRSCCEDEGELNEREVVVSETSKDDLDEFSVKLFFKGISIAEPGDFSSSGISGIGVYMERPACFPVIQLQKKLEFFVEESVADYLALMDGLSEAIQNDVRRVQAFTGSKILFDQITSDSILENPLLVALRQRILEHASTLESFDLKYVPDIDLTRPLQLAKVAIGVISFPTTGDESVDNCSICCEERLSPMMMTMKCSHKFCSNCMKTYVEEKLQSSQVPIRCPQLGCKYNLSTGECRSFLPVTSYEIFERAHINFTEANVLGSDQFYCPYSNCSALVDRHECLSARASSSNQSDSSCLECPACHQFVCVDCGVPCHSSKTCEEFHNLPLEERDTGDVTLHHLAQNKRWRQCQQCERRIELTHGCYHMTCWCGHEFCYSCGAEYGYSGQTCQCTFWDEEQYPGDVITHPSQEFEQWAWDSFGSLSTMVDAYSEQERSQLALIQRFLAGGLSSGEHQPHQSPPRCTDSYGDSIKDLHQLPWLERFVSVISDNFYDEHIQ
- the LOC141700770 gene encoding E3 ubiquitin-protein ligase RSL1 isoform X2 yields the protein MVEEAVLGRRSFEKLDFDDDEEEFRSCCEDEGELNEREVVVSETSKDDLDEFSVKLFFKGISIAEPGDFSSSGISGIGVYMERPACFPVIQLQKKLEFFVEESVADYLALMDGLSEAIQNDVRRVQAFTGSKILFDQITSDSILENPLLVALRQRILEHASTLESFDLKYVPDIDLTRPLQLAKVAIGVISFPTTGDESVDNCSICCEERLSPMMMTMKCSHKFCSNCMKTYVEEKLQSSQVPIRCPQLGCKYNLSTGECRSFLPVTSYEIFERAHINFTEANVLGSDQFYCPYSNCSALVDRHECLSARASSSNQSDSSCLECPACHQFVCVDCGVPCHSSKTCEEFHNLPLEERDTGDVTLHHLAQNKRWRQCQQCERRIELTHGCYHMTCWCGHEFCYSCGAEYGYSGQTCQCTFWDEEQYPGDVITHPSQEFEQWAWDSFGSLSTMVDAYSEQERSQLALIQRFLAGGLSSGEHQPHQSPPRCTDSYGDSIKDLHQLPWLERFVSVISDNFYDEHIQ